In Ostrea edulis chromosome 4, xbOstEdul1.1, whole genome shotgun sequence, a single window of DNA contains:
- the LOC125672419 gene encoding uncharacterized protein LOC125672419 translates to MAISLRYWASYTEGRVKLQRRSENSVNSNHVLRFLYDEENRVITGTVQASMRNLAYKVMIELDDDIVKSSSCECVLRDYSCHHVDAVLLFGYKNVSKTDVRCSWLKRPKSQPKNIETIEEMYPPSDPIYSALSRPFDDSDHEVLYQMLGNLGRFTALHWILSPETPIQQPPVPLLEDLLLSEDFLHVNDQDNWLRQQLKVTSHIIETTVEKTKGQRTNALWAAVRKLRITASNFGQVLRAVRLKRISKSLMKRLLSAYDLEKCAAIAWGITNEKMSIEKYTVLGASVHETGLWLHESGVIGASPDGIANHQPCCPPDILHFQSEAAKYLKPGLIEVKCPYSARDMKIADAVEVVKEFSLEKVADQLHLKENTDYYHQVQGQLHIANKMCCDLVVWTQEDLAIIRIARDDNWAINIEKLIDFYFHKFMPEVNKT, encoded by the exons ATGGCGATCTCCTTGCGATATTGGGCTTCATATACTGAGGGTCGTGTAAAACTACAACGGCGGTCAGAGAACTCTGTGAATAGTAACCATGTTCTCAGATTTCTCTATGATGAGGAAAATCGGGTGATTACGGGAACAGTTCAAGCCAGCATGAGGAACTTAGCATACAAAGTAATG ATTGAATTGGATGATGATATCGTTAAATCTTCTTCCTGTGAATGCGTCTTGAGGGATTACTCATGTCATCATGTTGATGCAGTTCTTCTCTTTGG ATACAAGAATGTTAGTAAGACTGATGTGAGATGTAGTTGGTTGAAACGCCCAAAGTCTCAACCTAAGAATATTGAGACAATTGAGGAAATGTATCCACCTTCTGATCCAATTTATAG TGCTCTTTCACGACCATTTGATGATAGTGATCATGAGGTGTTGTATCAAATGCTTGGAAATCTTGGGCGGTTTACTG CACTCCACTGGATTCTTTCTCCTGAGACTCCCATACAGCAACCACCTGTCccactgttggaagacctttTATTGTCAGAAGACTTTCTTCATGTTAATGATCAGGATAACTGGCTCCGTCAGCAACTTAAGGTCACTAGCCACATCATTGAAACCACAGTTGAGAAAACTAAGGGGCAGAGGACTAATGCATTGTGGGCAGCAGTTAGGAAGTTGAGAATTACAGCTTCTAATTTTGGACAAGTTTTAAGAGCTGTTAGACTGAAAAG GATTAGTAAGTCTTTGATGAAAAGATTGCTGTCTGCCTACGACTTGGAGAAGTGTGCTGCAATAGCATGGGGGATAACCAACGAAAAGATGTCCATTGAAAAATACACTGTCTTAGGGGCATCTGTACATGAAACAG GATTGTGGCTACATGAATCTGGAGTTATAGGGGCTTCTCCAGATGGCATTGCCAATCATCAGCCATGTTGCCCACCAGATATTCTGCATTTCCAGTCAGAAGCAGCTAAGTACTTGAAACCTGGCCTGATTGAAGTTAAGTGCCCATACTCAGCTAGAGATATGAAGATAGCAGATGCAGTTGAAGTTGTCAAAGAATTTTCCCTTG aaaaagtagCTGATCAATtgcatttaaaagaaaacactgatTATTATCACCAAGTCCAAGGACAACTTCATATTGCAAACAAAATGTGCTGTGATTTGGTAGTATGGACACAGGAAGATCTCGCAATTATCCGTATTGCAAGGGATGATAACTGGGcgataaatattgaaaaactcATCGATTTCTATTTTCATAAGTTTATGCCAGAAGTGAACAAGAcatag